A genome region from Nycticebus coucang isolate mNycCou1 chromosome 4, mNycCou1.pri, whole genome shotgun sequence includes the following:
- the UBE3B gene encoding ubiquitin-protein ligase E3B isoform X4: protein MFTVSQTSRAWFIDRARQAREERLVQRERERAAVEIQAHIRSFLCRTRLRRDIRREIDEFLKTEDSGSSKRSALSIFKIARKLLFLFKLKEDNERFEKLCRSILSSMDAENEPKVWYVSLALSKDLTLLWIKQIKDILWYCCEFLEQLKPEILQDSRLITLYLTMLVTFTDTSTWKILRGKGESLRPALNHICANIMGHLNQHGFYPVMQVLLTHGLARPRPCLSKGTLTAAFSLALRPVIAAQFSDNLIRPFLIHVMSVPALVTHLSTVTPERLTVLESHDILRKFIIFLRDEDQCRDVCESLEGCHTLCLMGNLLHLGSLSPRVLEEETDGFVSLLTQMLCYCQKYVSQKKSNLTHWHPVLGWFSQSVDYGLNESMHLITKQLQFLWGVPLIRIFFSDILSKKLLENQELAHVQPASPQNVLPVKSLLKRAFQKSTSVRNILRPVGGKRVDSAEVQKVCNICVLYQTSLTTLTQIRLQILTGLTYLDDLLPKLWAFICELGPQGGLKLFLECLNNDTKESKQLLAMLMLFCDCSRHLITILDDIEVYEEQISFKLEELVTISSFLNSFVFKMIWDGIVETAKGETLELFQSVHGWLMVLYERDCRRRFAPEDHWLRKDLKPSVLFQELDKDRKRAQLILQYIPHVIPHKNMLSLLIVVWYQPWSIPACSLILPPTASPWATSPSRTWKPRSACSSNP, encoded by the exons ATGTTCACCGTATCTCAGACTTCGAGAGCTTGGTTCATTGACAGAGCCCGTCAGGCCCGAGAAGAAAGGCTTGTGCAGAGAGAGCGGGAGCGGGCAGCCGTTGAGATTCAGGCTCACATCCGGAGTTTTCTCTGTCGGACTCGACTGCGGAGAGACATCAG GAGAGAGAttgatgagtttttaaaaacagaggaTTCTGGGTCGAGTAAAAGAAGTgcactttctatttttaagattGCCAGGAAACTGCTGTTTTTATTCAAACTCAAAGAGGATAAtgag AGATTTGAAAAGTTGTGCCGCAGCATCCTGAGCAGCATGGATGCTGAGAACGAACCCAAG GTGTGGTATGTGTCCCTGGCTCTTTCTAAGGATCTTACCCTTCTGTGGATTAAACAGATCAAGGACATTCTGTGGTATTGCTGTGAGTTTCTTGAGCAactcaag CCTGAAATCTTACAAGACTCTCGACTCATCACACTGTATCTCACAATGCTTGTCACCTTCACAGACACTTCAACATGGAAAATTCTACGGGGAAAAG gtGAGAGTCTTCGACCAGCCTTGAACCACATTTGTGcaaacataatgggacatcttaacCAGCATGGATTTTATCCTGTGATGCAG gTATTGTTAACCCATGGCCTGGCGAGACCCCGGCCTTGCCTGTCCAAAGGCACTCTGACAGCAGCCTTTTCTCTGGCATTGCG CCCTGTGATTGCTGCACAATTTTCAGACAATCTGATTCGGCCCTTCCTAATCCATGTCATGTCTGTTCCTGCTCTTGTGACTCACCTCAGCACAGTGACCCCTGAG CGCCTCACTGTTTTAGAATCTCATGATATCCTTCGTAAATTCatcatatttttaagagatgaagaCCAGTGCCGTGACGTATGTGAAAGTTTAGAAGGATGCCATACACTTTGTCTAATGG GTAACCTCTTACACCTGGGCTCCCTCAGCCCCAGAGTGTTAGAGGAGGAGACGGATGGGTTTGTGAGTTTACTCACCCAGATGCTTTGTTACTGTCAAAAGTATGTGTCCCAGAAGAAATCCAACCTGACTCACTGGCACCCTGTCCTGGGCTGGTTCTCCCAATCTGTGGATTATGG CCTTAATGAGTCGATGCACTTGATCACCAAACAGCTGCAGTTCCTGTGGGGGGTGCCCCTGATCCGGATCTTCTTCAGTGACATCCTGAGCAAGAAGCTCCTAGAGAACCAGGAACTGGCCCATGTTCAGCCAGCGTCCCCACAGAATGTGCTTCCAGTGAAGA GTCTCCTAAAGCGTGCGTTTCAAAAGTCTACATCAGTCCGCAATATTCTCAGGCCTGTCGGGGGTAAGCGCGTTGACTCTGCAGAAGTCCAGAAGGTTTGCAACATCTGTGTCCTCTACCAGACCTCGCTGACAACTCTCACCCAGATCCGGTTACAGATACTCACAG GTCTCACTTACCTTGATGACCTGCTGCCCAAATTGTGGGCCTTCATCTGTGAGCTGGGGCCCCAAGGAGGGTTAAAGCTCTTCCTGGAATGCCTGAACAATGACACCAAGGAGTCCAAGCAGCTCTTGGCCATGCTGATGCTGTTCTGTGACTGTTCCCGGCACCTGATCAC GATCCTTGATGACATTGAAGTTTATGAAGAACAAATTTCATTCAAACTGGAAGAGCTGGTCACCATCTCCTCTTTTTTGAACTCCTTTGTGTTTAAGATGATCTGGGATGGAATTGTAG AGACCGCCAAGGGCGAGACCCTGGAGCTATTCCAGTCTGTCCATGGGTGGCTGATGGTGCTCTATGAGCGGGACTGTCGACGACGCTTCGCCCCTGAGGACCACTGGCTGCGAAA GGATCTCAAACCTAGTGTGCTCTTCCAAGAACTTGACAAGGACAGAAAACGGGCACAGTTGATCCTGCAGTATATCCCTCATGTCATTCCTCACAAAAAT ATGCTGTCGCTTCTTATAGTCGTCTGGTATCAGCCATGGTCAATCCCAGCGTGTTCTTTGATATTGCCACCGACAGCGAGCCCTTGGGCCACATCTCCTTCGAGGACCTGGAAACCAAGAAGTGCTTGTTCATCTAATCCATAA
- the UBE3B gene encoding ubiquitin-protein ligase E3B isoform X5, protein MFTVSQTSRAWFIDRARQAREERLVQRERERAAVEIQAHIRSFLCRTRLRRDIRREIDEFLKTEDSGSSKRSALSIFKIARKLLFLFKLKEDNERFEKLCRSILSSMDAENEPKVWYVSLALSKDLTLLWIKQIKDILWYCCEFLEQLKPEILQDSRLITLYLTMLVTFTDTSTWKILRGKGESLRPALNHICANIMGHLNQHGFYPVMQVLLTHGLARPRPCLSKGTLTAAFSLALRPVIAAQFSDNLIRPFLIHVMSVPALVTHLSTVTPERLTVLESHDILRKFIIFLRDEDQCRDVCESLEGCHTLCLMGNLLHLGSLSPRVLEEETDGFVSLLTQMLCYCQKYVSQKKSNLTHWHPVLGWFSQSVDYGLNESMHLITKQLQFLWGVPLIRIFFSDILSKKLLENQELAHVQPASPQNVLPVKSLLKRAFQKSTSVRNILRPVGGKRVDSAEVQKVCNICVLYQTSLTTLTQIRLQILTGLTYLDDLLPKLWAFICELGPQGGLKLFLECLNNDTKESKQLLAMLMLFCDCSRHLITILDDIEVYEEQISFKLEELVTISSFLNSFVFKMIWDGIVETAKGETLELFQSVHGWLMVLYERDCRRRFAPEDHWLRKDLKPSVLFQELDKDRKRAQLILQYIPHVIPHKNFFICTTKTEWLDGKPVVLAR, encoded by the exons ATGTTCACCGTATCTCAGACTTCGAGAGCTTGGTTCATTGACAGAGCCCGTCAGGCCCGAGAAGAAAGGCTTGTGCAGAGAGAGCGGGAGCGGGCAGCCGTTGAGATTCAGGCTCACATCCGGAGTTTTCTCTGTCGGACTCGACTGCGGAGAGACATCAG GAGAGAGAttgatgagtttttaaaaacagaggaTTCTGGGTCGAGTAAAAGAAGTgcactttctatttttaagattGCCAGGAAACTGCTGTTTTTATTCAAACTCAAAGAGGATAAtgag AGATTTGAAAAGTTGTGCCGCAGCATCCTGAGCAGCATGGATGCTGAGAACGAACCCAAG GTGTGGTATGTGTCCCTGGCTCTTTCTAAGGATCTTACCCTTCTGTGGATTAAACAGATCAAGGACATTCTGTGGTATTGCTGTGAGTTTCTTGAGCAactcaag CCTGAAATCTTACAAGACTCTCGACTCATCACACTGTATCTCACAATGCTTGTCACCTTCACAGACACTTCAACATGGAAAATTCTACGGGGAAAAG gtGAGAGTCTTCGACCAGCCTTGAACCACATTTGTGcaaacataatgggacatcttaacCAGCATGGATTTTATCCTGTGATGCAG gTATTGTTAACCCATGGCCTGGCGAGACCCCGGCCTTGCCTGTCCAAAGGCACTCTGACAGCAGCCTTTTCTCTGGCATTGCG CCCTGTGATTGCTGCACAATTTTCAGACAATCTGATTCGGCCCTTCCTAATCCATGTCATGTCTGTTCCTGCTCTTGTGACTCACCTCAGCACAGTGACCCCTGAG CGCCTCACTGTTTTAGAATCTCATGATATCCTTCGTAAATTCatcatatttttaagagatgaagaCCAGTGCCGTGACGTATGTGAAAGTTTAGAAGGATGCCATACACTTTGTCTAATGG GTAACCTCTTACACCTGGGCTCCCTCAGCCCCAGAGTGTTAGAGGAGGAGACGGATGGGTTTGTGAGTTTACTCACCCAGATGCTTTGTTACTGTCAAAAGTATGTGTCCCAGAAGAAATCCAACCTGACTCACTGGCACCCTGTCCTGGGCTGGTTCTCCCAATCTGTGGATTATGG CCTTAATGAGTCGATGCACTTGATCACCAAACAGCTGCAGTTCCTGTGGGGGGTGCCCCTGATCCGGATCTTCTTCAGTGACATCCTGAGCAAGAAGCTCCTAGAGAACCAGGAACTGGCCCATGTTCAGCCAGCGTCCCCACAGAATGTGCTTCCAGTGAAGA GTCTCCTAAAGCGTGCGTTTCAAAAGTCTACATCAGTCCGCAATATTCTCAGGCCTGTCGGGGGTAAGCGCGTTGACTCTGCAGAAGTCCAGAAGGTTTGCAACATCTGTGTCCTCTACCAGACCTCGCTGACAACTCTCACCCAGATCCGGTTACAGATACTCACAG GTCTCACTTACCTTGATGACCTGCTGCCCAAATTGTGGGCCTTCATCTGTGAGCTGGGGCCCCAAGGAGGGTTAAAGCTCTTCCTGGAATGCCTGAACAATGACACCAAGGAGTCCAAGCAGCTCTTGGCCATGCTGATGCTGTTCTGTGACTGTTCCCGGCACCTGATCAC GATCCTTGATGACATTGAAGTTTATGAAGAACAAATTTCATTCAAACTGGAAGAGCTGGTCACCATCTCCTCTTTTTTGAACTCCTTTGTGTTTAAGATGATCTGGGATGGAATTGTAG AGACCGCCAAGGGCGAGACCCTGGAGCTATTCCAGTCTGTCCATGGGTGGCTGATGGTGCTCTATGAGCGGGACTGTCGACGACGCTTCGCCCCTGAGGACCACTGGCTGCGAAA GGATCTCAAACCTAGTGTGCTCTTCCAAGAACTTGACAAGGACAGAAAACGGGCACAGTTGATCCTGCAGTATATCCCTCATGTCATTCCTCACAAAAAT
- the LOC128584856 gene encoding LOW QUALITY PROTEIN: kelch repeat and BTB domain-containing protein 2-like (The sequence of the model RefSeq protein was modified relative to this genomic sequence to represent the inferred CDS: inserted 2 bases in 1 codon; deleted 1 base in 1 codon; substituted 1 base at 1 genomic stop codon) produces MSTQDERQINTEYAVSLLEQLKLFYEQQLFTDIVLIVKGTEFPCHKMVLATCSSYFRAMFMSGLSESKQTHVHLRNVDAATLQIIRTYAYTGNLAINDSTVEQLYETACFLQVEDVLQRCREYLIKKINAENCVRLLSFADLFSCEELKQSAKRMVEHKFTAVYHREAFMQLSHDLLIDILSSDNLNVEKEETVREAAMLWLEYNTESQSQYLSSVLSQIRIDALSEVTQRAWFQGLPPNDKSVVVQGLYKSMPKFFKPRLGMTKEEMMIFIEASSENPCSLYSSVCYSPQAEKVYKLCSPPADLHKVGTVVTRDNDIYIAGGQIPLKNTKTNHSKTSKXQTAFRTVNCFYWFDAQQNTWFPKTPMLFVRVKPSLVCCEGYIYAIGGDSVGGELNRRTVERYDTEKDEWTMVSPLPCAWQWSAAVVVHDCVYVMTLNLMYCYFPRSDSWVEMAMRQTSRSFASAAAFGDKIFYIGGLHIATNSGIRLPSGTVDGSSVTVEIYDVNKNEWKMAANIPAKRYSDPCVRAVVISNSLCVFMRETHLNEXAKYVTYQYDLELDRWSLRQHISERVLWDLGRDFRCTVGKLYPSCLEESPWKPPTCLFSPDGTDDFELDGEMVALPPV; encoded by the exons ATGTCCACTCAAGACGAGAGGCAGATCAATACTGAATATGCTGTGTCCTTGCTGGAACAGTTGAAACTGTTTTATGAACAGCAGTTGTTTACTGACATAGTGTTAATTGTTAAGGGCACTGAGTTCCCATGTCATAAGATGGTTCTTGCAACATGTAGCTCTTATTTCAGGGCCATGTTCATGAGTGGACTAAGTGAAAGCAAACAGACACATGTACATCTGAGGAATGTGGATGCTGCCACTTTACAGATAATAAGAACTTATGCATACACGGGTAACTTGGCAATAAATGACAGCACTGTAGAACAGCTTTATGAAACAGCTTGCTTCCtac AAGTAGAAGATGTATTACAACGTTGTCgagaatatttaattaaaaaaataaatgcagagaattGTGTGCGATTGTTGAGTTTTGCTGATCTCTTCAGTTGTGAGGAATTAAAACAAAGTGCTAAAAGGATGGTGGAGCACAAGTTCACTGCTGTGTATCACCGGGAAGCTTTCATGCAGCTGTCGCACGACCTACTGATAGATATTCTCAGTAGTGACAatttaaatgtagaaaaggaagaaacCGTTCGAGAAGCTGCTATGCTGTGGCTAGAGTACAACACAGAATCACAATCTCAGTATTTATCTTCAGTTCTTAGCCAAATCAGAATTGATGCACTTTCAGAAGTGACACAGAGAGCTTGGTTTCAAGGTCTGCCACCTAATGATAAGTCTGTAGTGGTTCAAGGTCTATATAAGTCTATGCCCAAGTTTTTCAAACCAAGACTTGGGATGACTAAAGAGGAAATGATGATTTTCATTGAAGCATCTTCAGAAAATCCTTGTAGTCTTTATTCTTCTGTCTGTTACAGCCCCCAA GCAGAAAAAGTTTACAAGCTCTGCAGCCCACCAGCTGATTTGCATAAGGTTGGAACAGTTGTAACTCGTGATAATGACATCTACATAGCAGGGGGTCAGATTCCTCTGAAAAACACAAAAACGAATCAtagtaaaacaagcaa ccagactgccttcagaactgtgaattGCTTTTACTGGTTTGATGCACAGCAAAATACCTGGTTTCCAAAGACTCCAATGCTTTTTGTCCGAGTAAAGCCATCTTTGGTTTGCTGTGAAGGCTATATCTATGCAATTGGAGGAGACAGTGTAGGTGGAGAACTTAACCGGAGGACCGTAGAAAGATACGACACTGAAAAAGATGAGTGGACGATGGTTAGCCCTTTGCCTTGTGCTTGGCAGTGGAGTGCAGCAGTTGTGGTTCATGATTGCGTTTATGTGATGACACTGAATCTCATGTATTGCTATTTTCCAAGGTCTGATTCGTGGGTAGAAATGGCCATGAGGCAGACTAGTAGGTCCTTTGCTTCAGCTGCAGCTTTTGGTGATAAAATTTTCTATATTGGAGGATTACATATTGCTACCAATTCTGGCATAAGACTGCCCTCTGGCACTGTAGATGGGTCTTCAGTAACTGTGGAGATATATGATGTGAATAAGAATGAGTGGAAAATGGCAGCCAACATCCCTGCTAAGAGATACTCTGACCCCTGTGTTAGAGCTGTTGTGATCTCCAATTCTCTATGTGTGTTTATGCGAGAAACCCACTTAAATGAATGAGCTAAATATGTCACTTACCAGTATGATCTGGAACTTGACCGGTGGTCTCTGCGGCAGCATATATCTGAACGTGTACTATGGGACTTAGGGAGAGATTTTCGATGCACTGTGGGGAAACTTTATCCATCCTGCCTTGAAGAATCTCCATGGAAACCACCGACTTGCCTTTTTTCACCAGATGGGACAGACGACTTTGAACTTGATGGAGAAATGGTTGCACTGCCACCTGTATAG